The Mycolicibacterium smegmatis genome has a window encoding:
- a CDS encoding sensor histidine kinase — protein sequence MTTTQRSGRLRQLGVDSAYVLLGFPLATVSFTVIVAMLAAGIATAVLVIGLPILVGTLLVARVLADIERLRLPAVLRRPRIRPAYRKAAPGAGVWNRLGAVMADAQSWLDVVHAVVRFPVSLVTFSVVVSWWAAALGGTSTAAWDWAVPRGPDNQSLAQLIGLGDSTVARIGFQTAAGLLCLVSLPWVVRGCALLDAGLARTLLCGVSEMRQTITVLAEQKSAATSAEAHALRRLERDIHDGPQQRLIRLAMDLGRARQHTQPGALQDIIDEAVVQTQETLDELRALSRGIAPPVLTDRGLPSALAALAIRCTVPVELNVDPGLGTSAGRPDPAVETTVYFAVAEALTNVAKHSEATTCRVTVAAVPPTAQGSARISAEIIDDGRGGAHIAKGHGLAGLADRIRAGGGTLDVSSPAGGPSTIAVALPV from the coding sequence GTGACCACAACGCAGCGTTCCGGCCGACTTCGTCAGCTGGGTGTCGACAGCGCCTACGTGCTGCTCGGTTTTCCGCTCGCCACGGTGAGCTTCACCGTCATCGTGGCGATGCTGGCTGCCGGGATCGCCACGGCAGTCCTGGTGATCGGGCTGCCGATCCTCGTCGGAACGCTTCTCGTCGCCCGGGTGCTCGCCGATATCGAACGGTTGCGTCTGCCTGCTGTTCTCCGCCGCCCGCGCATCCGGCCGGCCTACCGCAAGGCCGCACCCGGGGCCGGCGTGTGGAACCGGCTCGGCGCCGTGATGGCCGACGCCCAGTCCTGGCTCGACGTCGTGCACGCCGTGGTGCGGTTCCCGGTCTCGTTGGTCACCTTCAGCGTCGTGGTCAGCTGGTGGGCTGCCGCGCTCGGCGGCACGTCGACCGCCGCGTGGGACTGGGCCGTCCCCCGCGGCCCGGACAATCAGTCACTGGCCCAGCTGATCGGCCTCGGCGACAGCACAGTTGCGCGGATCGGGTTTCAGACCGCCGCCGGCCTGCTCTGCCTGGTCAGCCTGCCCTGGGTGGTCCGTGGCTGCGCCTTGCTCGACGCCGGCCTGGCCCGCACGCTGCTGTGCGGTGTCTCGGAGATGCGTCAGACCATCACCGTGCTCGCGGAGCAGAAGTCGGCGGCCACATCGGCCGAGGCGCATGCACTGCGCCGGCTGGAACGCGACATCCACGACGGCCCGCAGCAACGTCTCATCCGCCTCGCGATGGATCTGGGACGCGCCCGTCAGCACACGCAACCGGGTGCCCTGCAGGACATCATCGACGAGGCGGTGGTGCAGACCCAGGAGACCCTCGACGAACTGCGCGCCCTGTCACGCGGGATCGCCCCGCCGGTGCTCACCGACCGTGGGCTACCCAGTGCGCTTGCCGCCCTTGCCATTCGGTGCACGGTCCCGGTCGAACTCAACGTCGACCCCGGCCTGGGCACTTCCGCGGGCAGGCCGGACCCGGCTGTCGAGACCACCGTCTATTTCGCGGTCGCCGAGGCGCTGACCAATGTTGCCAAACACAGCGAGGCGACAACCTGCCGGGTCACCGTCGCCGCCGTGCCGCCGACTGCGCAGGGCAGCGCTCGGATCAGCGCCGAGATCATCGACGACGGACGTGGCGGTGCCCATATCGCCAAAGGACACGGCCTTGCCGGCCTGGCCGACCGTATCCGCGCCGGCGGGGGCACCCTCGATGTGTCGAGTCCCGCCGGTGGGCCGTCGACGATCGCTGTGGCGCTGCCGGTATAG
- a CDS encoding response regulator transcription factor: MKVVVADDSVLLREGLIRLLTEGGHEVAAAVGDGPALVQAVDTHRPDVSVVDVRMPPSHTDEGLRAAVEARRRVPRSPILVLSQYVEVSYADDLLADGAGAIGYLLKDRVMALTQFLDAVQRVASGGTVLDPDVVAQLLVRRRRDDPLRQLSDRELQVLGLMAEGRSNTNIARTLVVSDGAVEKHIGNIFAKLALPPDSEQHRRVLAVLAYLRG, from the coding sequence GTGAAAGTCGTCGTGGCCGATGATTCGGTTCTCCTGCGGGAAGGCCTGATTCGCCTGCTCACCGAGGGCGGTCACGAGGTGGCCGCGGCGGTGGGGGATGGACCGGCACTGGTGCAGGCCGTCGACACCCACCGACCCGATGTCTCCGTCGTGGACGTCCGGATGCCGCCGTCGCACACCGATGAGGGACTGCGCGCGGCGGTCGAAGCCCGCCGCCGGGTGCCGAGGTCGCCGATTCTCGTGCTCTCCCAGTATGTCGAGGTGTCCTATGCCGACGACCTGCTGGCCGACGGCGCCGGCGCCATCGGCTACCTGCTCAAGGATCGCGTCATGGCCCTCACCCAGTTTCTCGACGCCGTGCAACGGGTCGCGTCCGGTGGCACCGTGCTGGACCCGGATGTGGTCGCCCAACTCTTGGTGCGTCGCAGGCGGGATGACCCGCTGCGTCAACTCTCCGACCGGGAGCTACAGGTGCTGGGGTTGATGGCGGAAGGTCGGTCCAACACCAACATCGCACGCACCCTGGTGGTCAGCGACGGCGCGGTGGAGAAGCACATCGGCAACATCTTCGCCAAGCTGGCACTGCCTCCCGACAGCGAACAACACCGTCGGGTTCTTGCCGTGCTCGCGTATCTACGGGGCTGA
- a CDS encoding hydroxymethylpyrimidine/phosphomethylpyrimidine kinase, whose translation MVDFAYVIAGSEATGGAGLQADLRTFQQLGAYGVGTVTCIVSFDPKAGWSHRFVPVEAQVVADQIEAATSAYDLHTVKIGMLGTPATIDVVAEGLRGQQWRHIVVDPVLICKGQEPGAALDTDTALRREILPLATVTTPNLFEARTLSGMDEITTVDDLIEAARRIADLGPRHVVVKGGVEFPGSDAVDVLFDRDSDGRNAQVLRAAKVGEARVAGAGCTLAAAITAELAKGADVPEAVLRAKEFTTAGIVARVGGNAPFDAVWQGGQ comes from the coding sequence GTGGTTGATTTCGCCTACGTCATCGCCGGATCCGAAGCGACAGGCGGCGCCGGTCTGCAGGCCGACCTACGGACCTTCCAGCAGCTCGGCGCCTACGGCGTGGGCACCGTGACCTGCATCGTGTCGTTCGACCCGAAGGCCGGCTGGTCGCATCGGTTCGTACCCGTCGAGGCGCAGGTGGTCGCCGATCAGATCGAGGCCGCGACGTCGGCATACGACCTGCACACCGTGAAGATCGGCATGCTGGGCACACCGGCGACCATCGATGTCGTCGCCGAGGGGCTGCGCGGGCAGCAGTGGCGCCACATCGTCGTCGACCCCGTCCTGATCTGCAAAGGCCAGGAACCCGGCGCCGCGCTGGACACCGACACCGCGCTGCGCCGCGAGATTCTGCCGCTGGCGACCGTCACCACGCCCAACCTGTTCGAAGCGCGCACCCTGTCCGGGATGGACGAGATCACCACGGTCGACGACCTGATCGAAGCCGCCCGCCGCATCGCCGATCTCGGGCCGCGCCATGTCGTGGTGAAGGGCGGCGTCGAGTTCCCCGGCAGCGACGCCGTCGACGTCCTCTTCGACCGTGACTCAGATGGCAGGAACGCCCAGGTGCTGCGTGCCGCCAAGGTCGGCGAGGCCCGCGTCGCCGGCGCGGGATGCACGCTGGCCGCCGCGATCACCGCCGAACTAGCCAAGGGCGCCGACGTGCCAGAGGCCGTGCTCAGGGCCAAGGAGTTCACTACTGCGGGCATCGTCGCGCGGGTCGGCGGCAACGCACCGTTCGACGCGGTGTGGCAGGGCGGTCAATAG
- a CDS encoding IMPACT family protein, with translation MAYTLEPAARPYAEAVIKNSRFIARLCRADSEAAAREFIGTARDVERGAGHHCFAYVIGDDESPVERSSDDGEPGGTAGVPILNVLKARELVNVVAVVSRHYGGVKLGAGGLVRAYGGTVAAAVDEADLRPRLRWEMLRLAADHADAGWIEAELRRRGFEVTGVAYGDRAVLTLATRDTESLIAAIDQITSGRGEHTFAGHVWR, from the coding sequence GTGGCGTACACCCTGGAGCCGGCGGCCCGGCCGTACGCCGAGGCGGTCATCAAGAACTCACGTTTCATCGCCCGGTTGTGCCGGGCGGACAGTGAAGCTGCCGCACGTGAATTCATCGGCACCGCGCGGGACGTCGAACGCGGCGCGGGTCATCACTGCTTCGCCTATGTCATCGGTGACGACGAGTCACCCGTCGAACGCTCCAGCGACGACGGTGAGCCGGGGGGCACCGCGGGCGTCCCGATCCTCAACGTCCTCAAGGCCCGTGAGCTCGTCAACGTCGTGGCGGTCGTGTCGCGGCACTACGGCGGGGTCAAGCTCGGCGCGGGTGGTCTGGTGCGGGCCTACGGCGGCACCGTCGCCGCCGCGGTCGACGAGGCCGACCTGCGGCCGCGCCTGCGGTGGGAGATGCTCCGCCTGGCCGCCGATCACGCCGACGCCGGCTGGATCGAGGCCGAGCTGCGGCGACGGGGCTTCGAGGTGACCGGCGTGGCGTACGGCGATCGTGCCGTACTCACGTTGGCGACACGCGACACCGAGTCGTTGATCGCCGCCATCGATCAGATCACCTCCGGTCGTGGTGAACACACCTTCGCCGGGCACGTCTGGCGTTAG
- a CDS encoding TetR/AcrR family transcriptional regulator, which translates to MKATDSKLRQRTDGRLDRTRDPAILDAALAALAENGYAGTNMDDIASRAGVGKAAIYRRWSSKAALITDALVYWKPALLIDDIPDTGSLEGDLNEIAERAARNADERITYDLILRVAVEAMNDSQLASALDDLTLLRGRRTMTAILKNATARGEIAPDTDWSLVPDVLTAMLLMRAIRGERVDANYVRKVIDTVIVPAVRATAY; encoded by the coding sequence ATGAAGGCCACCGATTCGAAGCTGAGGCAGCGCACCGACGGGCGCCTGGACCGCACACGGGATCCGGCGATCCTCGACGCCGCGTTGGCCGCACTGGCGGAGAACGGTTACGCGGGCACCAACATGGACGACATCGCCTCGCGTGCAGGTGTCGGGAAGGCTGCCATCTACCGGCGGTGGTCGTCGAAGGCTGCGCTGATCACCGATGCGCTCGTGTACTGGAAGCCCGCGCTTCTCATCGACGACATCCCCGACACCGGCAGCCTCGAGGGTGATCTGAACGAAATCGCCGAGCGCGCGGCACGCAACGCCGACGAGCGGATCACCTACGACCTGATCCTGCGTGTCGCCGTCGAGGCCATGAATGATTCGCAACTCGCCTCGGCGCTCGACGATCTCACCCTGTTGAGGGGCCGTCGGACGATGACGGCGATCCTGAAGAACGCGACCGCGCGCGGCGAGATCGCCCCCGACACGGACTGGTCACTGGTCCCGGACGTGCTGACCGCGATGCTGCTGATGCGTGCGATCCGCGGTGAACGGGTGGACGCGAACTACGTCCGGAAGGTCATCGACACCGTCATCGTTCCCGCGGTGCGCGCAACCGCCTATTGA
- a CDS encoding alpha/beta fold hydrolase: MRHADEVSPLFQRQRPTPSDPPEGTPEWFTAALEHRPQHSTIDFEGCRIHLRTWGDPENPPLVFVHGGAAHSGWWDHIAPFFTRTHRVIAPDVSGHGDSGTRSHYSLTKWAREVLAVAAAEGPAARPTIVGHSMGGWVTATAAMKYGADIDSILIIDSPLRERAPEEGRLRNRRSDHPGYPSREEILARFRAVPAQDVTLPFIDRHIASESVRQTDTGWVWKFDPAIFSGSLQGQTPAEQEILENTFAQIPCRVGYLRCENGLVPPDMAEQIRSTLQLRGPFVELALAGHHPMLDQPLPLVATIRTLLEFWSIT; encoded by the coding sequence ATGAGGCATGCTGACGAGGTGAGCCCGTTATTCCAGCGACAACGGCCGACGCCGTCCGATCCCCCGGAGGGGACGCCGGAGTGGTTCACCGCCGCGTTGGAACACCGGCCGCAACACTCCACCATCGACTTCGAGGGGTGCCGCATCCACCTGCGCACCTGGGGAGATCCGGAAAATCCTCCCCTGGTGTTCGTCCACGGTGGCGCGGCGCACTCCGGGTGGTGGGACCACATCGCCCCGTTCTTCACCCGGACCCATCGCGTCATCGCACCGGACGTCAGCGGGCACGGCGACAGCGGCACCCGCTCCCACTACAGCCTCACCAAGTGGGCCCGCGAGGTCCTCGCCGTCGCCGCAGCCGAAGGCCCCGCCGCGCGGCCCACGATCGTGGGCCACAGCATGGGCGGGTGGGTGACCGCGACGGCCGCGATGAAGTACGGCGCCGACATCGACAGCATCCTGATCATCGATTCACCGCTTCGCGAGCGTGCCCCGGAGGAAGGCCGCCTGCGCAACCGGCGCAGCGACCACCCCGGCTATCCCAGCAGAGAGGAGATCCTCGCGCGGTTCCGCGCGGTTCCGGCGCAGGACGTGACACTGCCCTTCATCGACCGCCACATCGCCTCGGAATCGGTACGGCAGACCGACACCGGCTGGGTGTGGAAGTTCGATCCGGCGATCTTCAGCGGCTCACTGCAGGGCCAGACGCCGGCCGAGCAGGAGATCCTGGAGAACACCTTTGCCCAGATCCCTTGCCGCGTGGGCTATCTGCGTTGCGAGAACGGTCTGGTACCACCCGACATGGCCGAGCAGATCCGCTCGACGCTGCAACTGCGTGGACCGTTCGTCGAGCTCGCGCTGGCCGGCCACCACCCGATGCTCGATCAACCGCTGCCGCTCGTCGCGACCATCCGCACGCTGCTGGAGTTCTGGTCGATCACATGA
- a CDS encoding RND family transporter: protein MTNTHSKSQRPFVGHVIRIFSLPIVLLWVLLVVALGAIFPSLDDVAATRSVPLSPTDSQAYQSMLNIGKVFRQYDSDSTAMVVLEGEDKLGDAAHKYYDEIVAKLRADHEHVQNVQDFWSDPLTAAGSQSVDGRSAYVQIFLNGPQGTTASYESVAAVRDIVESVPPPPGIKAHVAGTTVLNADTSVAGHQSMARMELISVAVIILMLLAIYRSIVTMLISMVIIGLELFAAQSVTATAGHFNLIGLTPYAVSMTTMLALAAGTDYVIFLLGRYHEERSRGLDREEAYYVAYRGVSHVILGSGLTIAGACLCLTMTTLPYFQSMALPCAISILVIVIAALTLAPAVLTVASRFGLLDPKRELSTKSWRKVGTAVVRWPIPIILVTGLVAAIGFASLLTYVPQYNDQKFTPADMPANVAMAVADRHFSEARMNPELLMLEADHDIRNPADMLVIDRVAKYVVHMRGIERVQTITRPLGSPIEHSSIPFLLGAQNAGTMQAAKFNNDNTAQMLEQADELSRTIASMERMYGLTQELTDTTHSMVGRTHDMVEATKEMRDSLADFDDFFRPMRNYLYWEPHCYDIPVCQSLRSVFDTLDGIGQLTDEMQGLTIDMDRMDELMPQMLPILRSTIDSMKTMRDFMIATHSVMAGTQAQQQELAKNATEIGLYFDQAKNDDFFYLPPDVFDNPDFKRGLEMFVSPDGKAVRMIITHQGDPASVDGIAHVRDLRDVVADAVKGTPLANAKVSLAGTASLYSDMQDGVVTDLMIAIIASMILIFGIMLVITRSVVAALVIVGTVAASLGTACGLSVLLWQDILGLGVQWVVLPLSIVILLAVGSDYNLLLVSRLKEEIHAGLNTGIIRGMGATGRVVTAAGLVFAFTMMAMIVSDLRVVGQLGTTIGLGLIVDTLIVRAFMTPSIAAALGRWFWWPLNTFEITRRGRQAPHARSVDGNTQPFPGVTTAP from the coding sequence ATGACCAACACGCACTCGAAGTCGCAGCGGCCGTTCGTCGGTCACGTGATCCGGATCTTCTCGCTGCCCATCGTCCTGTTGTGGGTTCTGCTCGTGGTCGCCCTGGGCGCGATTTTCCCGTCGCTCGACGACGTCGCGGCCACACGTTCGGTACCGCTGAGTCCCACCGACTCGCAGGCGTATCAGTCGATGCTGAACATCGGCAAGGTCTTCCGGCAGTACGACTCGGACTCCACGGCGATGGTCGTTCTGGAGGGCGAGGACAAACTCGGCGATGCGGCGCACAAGTACTACGACGAGATCGTCGCCAAGCTGCGGGCCGATCATGAGCACGTCCAGAACGTGCAGGACTTCTGGAGCGATCCGCTGACCGCCGCGGGATCTCAGAGCGTGGACGGCAGGTCGGCGTACGTCCAGATCTTCCTCAACGGTCCGCAGGGCACCACGGCCAGCTACGAGTCGGTTGCGGCCGTCCGCGACATCGTCGAGTCGGTACCACCTCCGCCCGGGATCAAGGCTCACGTCGCCGGCACCACCGTGCTCAACGCCGACACCTCCGTGGCCGGGCACCAGAGCATGGCGCGGATGGAGCTCATCTCGGTGGCGGTCATCATCCTGATGCTGCTCGCCATCTACCGGTCGATAGTGACGATGCTCATCTCGATGGTGATCATCGGACTGGAATTGTTTGCCGCACAGAGTGTCACAGCCACCGCGGGACATTTCAACCTCATCGGGCTCACCCCGTACGCGGTCAGCATGACCACCATGCTGGCGTTGGCGGCGGGGACGGACTACGTGATCTTTCTGCTCGGCCGGTACCACGAGGAGCGATCGAGAGGACTCGACCGCGAAGAGGCGTACTACGTCGCCTATCGCGGTGTCTCCCATGTGATCCTGGGCTCCGGACTGACCATCGCCGGTGCGTGTCTGTGCCTCACGATGACGACCCTGCCCTACTTCCAGTCGATGGCACTTCCGTGTGCGATCTCGATCCTGGTGATCGTCATCGCGGCCCTCACCCTGGCGCCCGCGGTGCTGACCGTCGCATCGAGGTTCGGTCTGCTCGACCCGAAGCGTGAGCTCTCGACCAAGAGCTGGCGCAAGGTCGGCACCGCCGTCGTCCGCTGGCCGATCCCGATCATCCTGGTGACCGGCCTCGTGGCGGCCATCGGTTTCGCGAGCCTGCTGACCTATGTGCCGCAGTACAACGACCAGAAGTTCACGCCTGCCGACATGCCGGCCAACGTCGCCATGGCGGTCGCCGACCGGCACTTCTCCGAGGCGCGCATGAACCCCGAATTGCTGATGCTCGAAGCCGATCACGACATCCGCAACCCCGCCGACATGCTCGTGATCGATCGTGTCGCGAAATACGTCGTCCACATGCGCGGTATCGAGCGGGTGCAGACCATCACCCGCCCACTGGGCTCACCGATCGAGCACAGCTCCATCCCGTTCCTGCTGGGAGCGCAGAACGCCGGCACCATGCAGGCCGCGAAGTTCAACAACGACAACACCGCTCAGATGCTCGAGCAGGCCGACGAGTTGAGCCGGACGATCGCCAGCATGGAGCGCATGTACGGCCTGACACAGGAGCTGACAGACACCACGCACAGCATGGTCGGGCGGACCCACGACATGGTGGAGGCCACCAAGGAGATGCGTGACAGCCTCGCCGATTTCGACGACTTCTTCCGCCCGATGCGTAACTACCTCTACTGGGAACCGCACTGCTACGACATCCCGGTCTGCCAGTCGTTGCGGTCGGTCTTCGACACCTTGGACGGCATCGGCCAGCTCACCGATGAAATGCAAGGTCTCACAATTGATATGGACCGCATGGATGAGCTGATGCCGCAGATGCTGCCGATCCTGCGGTCGACCATCGATTCGATGAAGACGATGCGCGACTTCATGATCGCGACCCACAGCGTCATGGCCGGAACCCAGGCACAGCAGCAGGAGCTGGCCAAGAACGCCACCGAGATCGGTCTGTACTTCGATCAGGCCAAGAACGACGACTTCTTCTATCTGCCCCCGGACGTGTTCGACAACCCGGATTTCAAACGCGGGCTCGAGATGTTCGTGTCGCCGGACGGCAAGGCGGTCCGGATGATCATCACCCACCAGGGCGATCCGGCCTCGGTCGACGGTATCGCGCATGTGCGCGATCTCAGGGACGTGGTCGCCGACGCGGTCAAGGGCACGCCGCTGGCCAACGCGAAAGTGTCGTTGGCGGGTACGGCTTCGTTGTACAGCGACATGCAGGACGGCGTCGTCACCGATCTGATGATCGCGATCATCGCGTCGATGATCCTGATCTTCGGGATCATGCTCGTCATCACGCGAAGTGTGGTCGCGGCGCTGGTGATCGTGGGCACCGTGGCCGCCTCGCTGGGCACTGCATGCGGCCTTTCGGTCCTGCTGTGGCAGGACATCCTCGGCCTGGGTGTGCAGTGGGTCGTGCTGCCGTTGTCGATCGTGATCCTGCTGGCGGTGGGCTCCGACTACAACCTGTTGCTGGTCTCCCGGTTGAAGGAGGAGATCCACGCCGGGCTCAACACCGGCATCATCCGCGGCATGGGAGCCACCGGTCGGGTGGTCACCGCGGCGGGTCTGGTGTTCGCGTTCACGATGATGGCGATGATCGTCAGTGACCTGCGCGTGGTCGGCCAGCTCGGCACCACCATCGGTCTGGGGCTGATCGTCGACACCCTGATCGTCCGGGCATTCATGACGCCGTCGATCGCCGCGGCCCTGGGCCGGTGGTTCTGGTGGCCGCTGAACACCTTCGAGATCACCCGGCGGGGCAGGCAGGCGCCGCACGCGCGGTCGGTCGACGGCAACACCCAGCCCTTCCCGGGGGTGACGACGGCGCCGTGA
- a CDS encoding MmpS family transport accessory protein: MYRVMKRFWIPLLLVVVVAVGAYAIVRIREAAGAHAPTVAEGTALTENFNPKHITYEVTGAGGSANLNYLDENGQPHLVENAPLPWSFTIVTTLPSMSANIMAQGDRNVSGLRCRVTVDGEIRDDRASDDLVEPFIYCLVKSV; this comes from the coding sequence GTGTACCGGGTGATGAAGCGGTTCTGGATTCCGCTGCTACTCGTCGTGGTGGTCGCGGTGGGCGCCTACGCGATCGTGCGGATCCGGGAGGCCGCGGGCGCACACGCGCCGACGGTGGCCGAGGGGACCGCCCTGACCGAGAACTTCAACCCCAAGCACATCACCTACGAGGTCACCGGGGCCGGAGGCTCGGCGAACCTCAACTATCTGGACGAGAACGGGCAGCCGCACCTCGTCGAGAACGCGCCGCTGCCATGGTCGTTCACCATCGTCACGACGCTTCCGTCGATGTCGGCGAACATCATGGCCCAGGGCGACCGCAATGTCAGTGGGCTCCGTTGCCGGGTGACCGTGGACGGAGAGATCCGCGACGACCGCGCCAGCGACGACCTCGTCGAACCGTTCATCTACTGCTTGGTGAAATCCGTATGA